The Paenibacillus sp. MBLB1832 genome has a window encoding:
- a CDS encoding TRM11 family SAM-dependent methyltransferase — protein sequence MEYRCKEYVYVYACHEDEQALCELELRTLLGAAAEIGARYAVSARKIEPSRSPFLKLRLDVRYEAGSVPELASQLHTLTLRGSTFKVVFAETNAAVSYDRQRDVERELGRGLRGKAEMRRPEQWFAVTELDSRWLFGECSYGEAVWLRHQQKPQNYSTALPTRVARAVVNIAVPEVAGTRVIDPCCGIGTVLVEAMSMGIDIVGYDLNPLAVRGARVNLDHFGMPNVVTLADMRTLATAPGSYDALILDMPYNLCSKLPEDEQLEMLRSARRLALRAVIITTEQIDPLLAQAGFDIEARCTVNKGKFSRQVIVCV from the coding sequence ATGGAATATAGATGCAAAGAATATGTGTATGTATACGCCTGCCATGAGGATGAGCAGGCGCTGTGCGAGCTGGAGCTGCGCACGCTGCTGGGCGCAGCGGCGGAGATCGGCGCGCGCTACGCCGTCAGCGCGCGCAAGATCGAGCCGAGCCGCAGCCCGTTCCTGAAGCTGCGGCTGGATGTGCGCTACGAGGCCGGCAGTGTGCCGGAACTGGCCTCGCAGCTACATACGTTGACCCTTCGCGGGTCAACGTTCAAGGTCGTGTTCGCGGAGACGAACGCGGCGGTCAGCTATGACCGCCAGCGAGACGTCGAGCGCGAACTGGGGCGTGGGCTGCGCGGCAAGGCCGAGATGCGCAGGCCGGAGCAATGGTTCGCCGTGACGGAGCTGGACAGCCGCTGGCTGTTCGGCGAATGCAGCTACGGCGAAGCCGTCTGGCTTCGGCATCAGCAGAAGCCGCAGAACTACTCCACCGCCCTGCCGACGCGCGTCGCGCGGGCGGTGGTGAACATCGCCGTGCCCGAGGTGGCGGGCACGCGGGTCATTGACCCGTGCTGCGGCATCGGCACGGTGCTGGTGGAGGCGATGTCGATGGGAATCGACATCGTGGGGTACGACCTGAACCCACTGGCCGTGCGCGGCGCGCGGGTGAATCTCGACCACTTCGGCATGCCGAATGTGGTCACGCTAGCCGACATGCGGACGCTGGCGACAGCGCCAGGCAGCTACGACGCGCTCATCCTGGACATGCCGTACAATCTCTGCTCCAAGCTGCCCGAGGACGAGCAGTTGGAGATGCTTCGCAGCGCCAGGCGCTTGGCGCTGCGTGCGGTAATCATCACCACGGAGCAGATCGATCCGCTCCTGGCTCAAGCTGGGTTCGACATCGAGGCACGCTGCACGGTAAACAAAGGCAAATTCAGCCGACAGGTGATAGTCTGCGTTTAG
- a CDS encoding DUF3298 and DUF4163 domain-containing protein gives MTDLELEHQPVSIQTYQVLDKNINLMYPAVIHLTPVAVQHEMNTTIVNAVNKQLHDQGYHENPMTEITAYYELKTNERRVLSLSLINYAFSGGAHGLTIQKSLTFSTATGKSYTLQELFKPGSDYVTVLSAMVAAEIKRRDIPLLVEFKGIRPDQDFYIADKSLVIYFQLYELAAYVYGFLYFPISIYALQNIIAEDGPLGKMMY, from the coding sequence ATGACCGACTTAGAACTGGAACACCAGCCTGTCAGTATACAAACGTATCAAGTGCTGGATAAGAACATAAACCTGATGTACCCCGCTGTCATTCACTTAACCCCCGTCGCTGTGCAGCATGAGATGAATACAACGATCGTAAATGCTGTGAATAAGCAGCTGCACGATCAGGGCTACCACGAGAATCCCATGACCGAAATCACCGCGTATTACGAGCTCAAAACGAATGAACGCCGCGTGCTCAGCTTATCGTTGATTAACTATGCCTTCTCGGGCGGCGCGCATGGGCTTACAATTCAGAAATCGCTAACGTTCAGCACGGCAACGGGCAAAAGCTACACGCTTCAAGAGCTATTCAAGCCAGGCAGTGATTATGTCACCGTTCTAAGCGCCATGGTTGCCGCTGAGATCAAACGGCGTGACATTCCATTATTAGTCGAGTTCAAAGGCATTCGCCCTGATCAGGATTTCTATATTGCCGATAAATCGCTCGTAATTTATTTCCAACTCTACGAACTCGCCGCTTATGTGTATGGATTCCTGTACTTTCCGATTTCCATCTATGCGCTGCAGAACATCATTGCCGAGGACGGTCCTCTGGGTAAAATGATGTATTAA